A stretch of the Veillonella parvula DSM 2008 genome encodes the following:
- a CDS encoding insulinase family protein: protein MEINKVYSGFRLDRIERIDEINGTAYEMKHEKSGARLIYIDSPDSNKVFNIAFRTTPHNSTGVAHIMEHSVLCGSRKFPLKEPFVELVKGSLNTFLNAMTYPDKTMYPVASKNDKDFHNLMDVYLDAVLYPRVRDDAEIVMQEGWHYELDNAEDELTYKGVVFNEMKGVYSSPDSVLERQMMRELFPDTTYGVDSGGDPDHITDLTYEEFQEFYRVHYHPSNSYIFLYGDMNIEEQLAFLNDEYLSHFDAIEVNTEVGLQAPFTEGKVVSYPYSVGSEEPTDNRTLHSFAYVLPDVTPEHSLAFEVLTHALLTSPAAPLKQALVKAGIGSDVSGYYLDSIRQPLWTVQATGSNLDKQADLQRIVESTLQELCDNGLDKELLEASLNSIEFALRESDFGGRPIGLAYVIRMMDNWLYDNDPLELLHYEEALVNIRKGLSGTYFEDLIRQSILNNNHKVLVSIYPERGLQERKDAEVKEHLAAVKAKMSPEEIEAIVEQTKRLKLRQEAPDSDEALASIPLLELSDLNPNIEEVERRESKIGNTTVHFVPTFTKGINYVGLYFNLSCLTEDELFYADILSDIIGRIDTSERSYEALAKDINMNLGGLSSDITAISKDGKRDEFTPLMIVRAKALHSKLPDLCRLINEVVQKADYSNDRRLTELVQESKAIWDNEAFRRGNSIVSQRVMAQVSAVGKFRDNGNFGYYQKISELASNPAALPLLPEKLADVARKIFRANNVDIMFVGEEGELEAFENLMKPLIETWDTTDLSNDTLKIIRLSGNDGIVTAGKVQYVAQGGNFIDHGYKHVGPMSVLETILRYEYLWIRIRVQGGAYGAFANFYDDGNMIFCSYRDPNLVETLNVYKELPQYLREFTLTDREMRKYIIGTMSSLDLPMTPALRGPRAMGMYFSGAKLEDKVNFRKQVIACKPEDIVALADVVEPVLKDNHICTMGNEQKIKDAGKVFDNIISLG, encoded by the coding sequence ATGGAAATAAATAAGGTTTATTCTGGCTTTCGCCTTGACCGCATTGAGCGCATTGATGAGATCAATGGTACCGCTTATGAAATGAAACACGAAAAGTCTGGTGCACGTTTAATTTATATTGATTCACCAGATTCTAATAAAGTATTCAATATTGCTTTTAGAACCACGCCACATAATAGTACTGGTGTAGCACATATTATGGAACATTCCGTTTTATGTGGTTCTCGTAAGTTTCCTTTAAAAGAGCCATTTGTTGAGCTTGTTAAAGGGTCTTTAAACACGTTCTTAAACGCTATGACATATCCTGATAAAACGATGTATCCTGTAGCCAGCAAGAACGATAAAGACTTCCACAACTTGATGGATGTATATCTTGATGCTGTGTTATATCCACGTGTTCGCGATGATGCAGAAATCGTGATGCAAGAAGGTTGGCATTATGAACTAGATAATGCGGAAGATGAACTTACCTATAAAGGTGTTGTATTTAATGAGATGAAGGGGGTTTATTCCTCTCCGGATTCCGTTCTAGAACGCCAAATGATGCGTGAACTTTTCCCAGATACCACTTATGGTGTTGATTCTGGTGGAGATCCTGACCATATTACGGACTTAACTTATGAAGAGTTCCAAGAGTTCTATCGAGTTCATTATCATCCGTCCAATAGTTATATTTTCCTTTATGGTGATATGAATATTGAAGAGCAATTGGCATTCTTGAATGATGAGTACTTAAGTCATTTCGATGCTATTGAGGTTAATACAGAGGTTGGCTTACAAGCTCCATTTACGGAAGGTAAGGTGGTGAGCTATCCATACAGCGTAGGTTCTGAAGAACCTACAGATAACCGTACTTTACATTCTTTTGCCTATGTTTTACCTGATGTAACACCTGAGCATAGCTTGGCTTTTGAGGTATTAACACATGCATTGTTGACATCTCCTGCGGCTCCTCTTAAACAGGCTTTGGTGAAAGCAGGTATCGGTTCTGATGTGAGTGGTTATTATCTTGATAGCATTCGTCAACCTTTGTGGACCGTGCAAGCAACTGGTTCTAATCTCGATAAACAAGCTGACTTGCAGCGTATTGTGGAATCTACATTGCAAGAACTTTGTGATAACGGTTTAGATAAAGAATTATTAGAAGCTTCTTTGAATAGTATTGAGTTTGCTCTTCGTGAAAGCGACTTTGGTGGTCGCCCAATCGGTTTAGCTTATGTTATCCGTATGATGGATAATTGGCTATATGACAATGACCCACTTGAGTTATTACACTACGAAGAAGCATTAGTGAATATTCGCAAGGGCTTATCCGGTACGTACTTTGAAGATTTAATTCGTCAATCTATCTTAAATAACAATCATAAAGTGCTTGTTTCTATTTATCCTGAGCGTGGTCTTCAAGAGCGTAAGGATGCAGAGGTTAAAGAACATTTAGCCGCTGTAAAAGCTAAGATGTCTCCAGAAGAAATCGAAGCAATTGTAGAGCAAACAAAACGACTTAAACTTCGTCAAGAAGCTCCAGATAGTGATGAAGCGTTAGCGTCGATTCCATTGCTTGAATTATCTGATTTAAATCCTAATATTGAAGAGGTAGAGCGTCGTGAAAGTAAAATTGGCAACACTACAGTACATTTTGTACCTACTTTCACAAAAGGTATCAACTATGTAGGTCTTTACTTTAATTTAAGTTGTCTTACAGAAGATGAGTTGTTCTATGCCGATATTCTAAGTGATATTATCGGTCGTATCGACACATCTGAACGTAGCTACGAAGCATTGGCTAAAGATATCAATATGAACCTTGGCGGTTTAAGCTCAGATATTACGGCTATTAGTAAAGATGGTAAGCGTGATGAATTTACTCCTCTCATGATTGTTCGCGCTAAAGCCTTGCATTCTAAATTACCTGACTTATGTCGCTTGATTAACGAAGTAGTACAAAAAGCAGATTATAGTAACGATAGACGCTTGACTGAACTTGTTCAAGAAAGCAAAGCTATTTGGGATAATGAAGCGTTTCGTCGTGGTAATTCCATTGTAAGTCAACGTGTTATGGCACAAGTATCTGCAGTTGGTAAATTTAGAGATAATGGTAACTTTGGTTATTATCAAAAGATTAGCGAATTGGCTTCTAATCCTGCGGCATTACCATTATTGCCAGAAAAATTAGCTGATGTGGCTCGTAAGATTTTCCGTGCTAACAATGTAGATATCATGTTCGTTGGTGAAGAAGGTGAATTAGAAGCCTTTGAAAATCTCATGAAACCATTGATTGAAACTTGGGATACTACTGACTTAAGTAATGATACATTAAAGATTATACGTTTGTCTGGTAATGATGGTATCGTTACAGCTGGTAAGGTTCAATATGTAGCTCAAGGTGGTAATTTTATAGACCATGGGTATAAACACGTAGGCCCAATGAGTGTATTGGAAACGATTTTACGTTATGAATATCTTTGGATTCGCATTCGTGTACAAGGCGGTGCTTACGGTGCCTTTGCAAACTTCTATGACGATGGTAATATGATTTTCTGTAGCTATCGCGATCCAAACTTGGTAGAAACATTAAATGTATATAAAGAGTTACCTCAATACCTTCGTGAGTTCACGTTGACTGATCGTGAGATGCGAAAATATATTATCGGTACTATGAGCTCTTTAGATTTACCAATGACTCCTGCATTGCGTGGTCCACGTGCGATGGGCATGTATTTTAGCGGTGCTAAACTAGAGGATAAAGTGAATTTCCGTAAACAAGTTATCGCTTGTAAGCCAGAGGATATCGTTGCTTTAGCAGATGTGGTTGAACCAGTATTGAAGGACAATCATATTTGTACAATGGGGAACGAACAAAAAATTAAAGACGCTGGCAAGGTATTTGATAACATTATTTCTCTAGGATAA
- a CDS encoding aspartate kinase produces MALIVKKFGGSSVATPEKIFNIVDRVLREKQADDKIVLVVSAMGDTTDDLVALAKQVTSKPYGREMDRLLSTGEQVTIALMAMAFNERGQESVSLTGDQAGITSSDTFNKGRILGVDPNRVFEALDEGKIVVVAGFQGITEYGDMVTLGRGGSDTTAVALAGAMKADVCEIFTDVDGVYSTDPRVAKEAFKLEEVTYGEMLEMARLGAGVMQPRAVEMGFRYGVPIHVRSTFSDKPGTIIREDYTVEANKHVITGVADDTNTAKVALVGVENKPGVAATVFKALAARNVDVDMIVQSIRSVGEPKTDLIFTVAMDDVVLAREVLEELQKAVDIEAVNIDEKMAKVSIIGAGMLGQPGVAAQMFDILSQEGINIEIISTSEISISCLVAEDRVKDAVRVIHNGLLLDQRG; encoded by the coding sequence GTGGCCTTAATCGTTAAAAAATTTGGTGGTAGTTCCGTAGCTACACCAGAAAAAATATTTAATATTGTTGATCGCGTTCTTCGTGAGAAGCAAGCTGACGATAAAATCGTTCTTGTTGTATCCGCTATGGGTGATACAACTGATGACTTGGTGGCCTTAGCTAAACAAGTTACATCCAAGCCGTATGGTCGTGAAATGGATCGTTTGTTATCTACGGGTGAACAAGTAACAATTGCATTGATGGCAATGGCTTTTAACGAACGTGGTCAGGAATCTGTATCCTTAACAGGTGATCAAGCAGGTATTACAAGTAGTGATACGTTTAATAAAGGTCGCATTTTGGGCGTTGATCCTAATCGTGTGTTTGAAGCTTTGGATGAAGGTAAAATAGTAGTAGTTGCTGGTTTCCAAGGTATAACTGAATATGGTGATATGGTGACATTAGGTCGTGGTGGCTCTGATACAACAGCTGTTGCATTGGCAGGTGCTATGAAAGCGGATGTATGTGAGATTTTTACGGATGTAGACGGCGTATATTCTACAGATCCTCGCGTGGCGAAGGAAGCTTTCAAATTAGAAGAAGTAACGTATGGTGAAATGCTTGAAATGGCACGCCTTGGTGCAGGTGTAATGCAACCGCGTGCCGTAGAAATGGGTTTCCGTTATGGTGTACCTATTCATGTACGTTCTACATTTAGTGATAAACCAGGTACTATTATTCGGGAGGATTATACTGTGGAAGCAAATAAACACGTAATTACTGGCGTAGCTGATGATACAAATACAGCAAAAGTAGCCCTTGTAGGCGTTGAAAATAAACCAGGCGTTGCAGCGACTGTATTTAAAGCATTAGCTGCTAGAAACGTTGACGTAGATATGATTGTTCAATCTATCCGTTCCGTGGGAGAACCAAAAACTGATCTTATCTTCACAGTAGCTATGGATGATGTGGTATTAGCTCGAGAAGTATTAGAAGAATTACAAAAAGCAGTAGATATTGAAGCTGTTAATATCGATGAAAAAATGGCTAAAGTTTCCATTATTGGTGCAGGTATGTTAGGACAACCTGGTGTAGCTGCGCAAATGTTTGATATTTTGAGCCAAGAAGGTATCAATATTGAAATCATTTCTACTTCTGAAATTAGTATTTCTTGTCTTGTTGCTGAAGATCGCGTAAAAGATGCCGTTCGTGTAATTCATAATGGCTTATTGTTAGATCAACGAGGTTAA
- a CDS encoding class II SORL domain-containing protein: MAVHDYIKSGDFATEKHVPVIETVDTVKAGETFHVTLSVGKDIAHPNTVEHHIDWIKLYFVAEGTQLPFEVGAIEFNVHGDGATANEGPVVAVSEGTLAVALKKSGKLIAVSYCNIHGLWESEKDIVVA, translated from the coding sequence ATGGCTGTACATGATTACATTAAATCTGGCGATTTCGCTACTGAAAAACACGTTCCTGTTATCGAAACAGTTGACACTGTAAAAGCAGGTGAAACATTCCACGTTACTTTATCCGTAGGTAAAGACATTGCACATCCAAACACTGTAGAACATCACATTGATTGGATTAAATTGTACTTCGTAGCTGAAGGCACTCAATTACCATTCGAAGTTGGCGCTATCGAGTTCAACGTTCATGGTGACGGTGCAACTGCAAATGAAGGTCCTGTAGTAGCAGTTTCTGAAGGTACTTTAGCAGTAGCTTTGAAAAAATCCGGTAAATTGATCGCTGTTTCCTACTGCAATATTCATGGCTTGTGGGAATCCGAAAAAGATATCGTAGTTGCTTAA
- the cobO gene encoding cob(I)yrinic acid a,c-diamide adenosyltransferase: protein MEERGLILVNTGNGKGKTTAALGVVLRAVGQGFKVLILQFIKSGNGYGELAGLAKLGDQVEIRSMGKGFIYYKRDEVGEAELARHKEAAQAAWRTLVEEVNSDKWDLIVMDEINNAINYELIDVHSVVEMLKNKPERLHVVLTGRYAKPEIIDMADTVTEMNVVKHAYEKGIKAAKGIEF, encoded by the coding sequence ATGGAAGAACGTGGATTAATTCTAGTTAATACAGGGAATGGTAAAGGTAAAACAACAGCGGCATTAGGCGTTGTTTTACGTGCTGTCGGACAAGGTTTCAAGGTTCTTATATTACAATTTATTAAGAGCGGTAATGGTTATGGTGAATTGGCAGGTCTTGCTAAACTAGGTGATCAAGTTGAAATTCGCTCTATGGGAAAGGGTTTTATTTACTATAAACGTGATGAAGTAGGAGAAGCTGAACTTGCTCGCCATAAAGAAGCAGCTCAAGCCGCTTGGCGGACATTGGTGGAGGAAGTAAACTCCGATAAATGGGATCTAATTGTTATGGATGAAATAAATAATGCCATTAATTATGAGCTTATCGATGTGCATTCTGTAGTGGAAATGCTTAAAAATAAGCCAGAAAGACTTCATGTTGTTTTGACGGGTCGCTATGCTAAACCTGAAATCATTGATATGGCAGATACTGTAACGGAAATGAATGTAGTAAAGCATGCTTATGAAAAGGGCATTAAGGCTGCTAAAGGAATTGAATTCTAA
- a CDS encoding cobyrinate a,c-diamide synthase, whose product MNTVQIPRVVIAGTNSGVGKTTIVAGLLAAYANGGRTVQSFKVGPDYIDPGFHKIASGRDSYNLDTWLVPPHKLTPFFATMAHDVDLAIIEGVMGLYDGGREGVSSTAQIAKQLNAPVVLVIDCKAMGESAAAIAKGFRDYDPEVNFGGVILNRLGSANHERMIREGMDKIGVPVIGAIYRDDRMHSPERHLGLTPVTEIDPTEAINTIREAVEKMVNLDALLEIATNAPTIELPDAIDVKTIEKRVKIGVAYDEAFSFYYPASLAALEEKGAELVYFSPLNDSVIPDVDGLVFGGGFPEMFLFQLSSNESMKESIRQANAQGMPIYAECGGLMYLCESINDFGGSVYKTVGIVPANCVMQQKLQKVGYVTATAKRDTLLGAMNTAIRGHEFHFSTMEPTIDDFPWAFHLEGGRKPQSYDGGYATKNVLASYLHLNFAGSDEGAQHFVDTCAAYKAQK is encoded by the coding sequence ATGAACACAGTACAGATTCCACGTGTTGTCATTGCTGGTACCAACTCTGGTGTTGGTAAAACAACTATCGTAGCGGGTTTATTGGCCGCTTATGCAAATGGTGGACGTACGGTGCAATCTTTTAAAGTGGGCCCGGATTATATTGATCCGGGCTTTCATAAAATTGCATCCGGCCGTGACAGCTATAATTTAGATACGTGGCTCGTGCCACCTCACAAGTTGACTCCTTTCTTTGCTACAATGGCACATGATGTAGACCTTGCCATTATTGAAGGTGTTATGGGCCTTTACGATGGTGGTCGAGAGGGCGTTAGTTCTACGGCTCAAATTGCTAAACAGTTAAATGCACCGGTGGTGCTTGTTATTGATTGTAAAGCTATGGGTGAAAGTGCAGCCGCTATTGCTAAAGGGTTCCGTGACTATGACCCAGAGGTAAACTTTGGTGGTGTCATCTTGAACCGCTTAGGCTCAGCCAATCATGAGCGTATGATTCGTGAAGGGATGGATAAAATCGGGGTACCTGTTATTGGTGCCATTTATCGTGATGATCGTATGCATTCTCCAGAACGTCATTTAGGACTTACACCGGTTACTGAGATTGATCCAACAGAGGCGATTAATACGATTCGAGAAGCTGTTGAGAAGATGGTAAATCTCGATGCACTATTGGAAATTGCTACTAATGCACCAACTATCGAACTACCAGATGCTATAGATGTTAAAACCATTGAAAAACGTGTGAAAATCGGTGTAGCTTATGATGAGGCGTTCTCTTTTTACTATCCAGCTAGTCTTGCTGCGTTAGAGGAAAAAGGGGCTGAGCTTGTTTACTTTAGTCCGCTTAATGACTCGGTAATTCCTGATGTAGACGGACTTGTATTCGGTGGTGGCTTCCCAGAAATGTTTTTATTTCAGTTATCTAGCAATGAGTCTATGAAGGAATCTATCCGCCAAGCTAATGCACAAGGTATGCCTATTTATGCCGAATGTGGTGGCCTCATGTATCTTTGTGAAAGTATTAATGACTTTGGAGGTTCTGTATATAAAACTGTAGGTATTGTACCTGCCAATTGTGTGATGCAACAAAAGCTTCAAAAGGTGGGCTATGTTACAGCAACTGCAAAGAGAGATACTTTATTAGGCGCTATGAATACAGCTATTCGTGGTCATGAGTTCCATTTCTCTACAATGGAGCCAACTATAGATGACTTTCCATGGGCTTTTCATTTAGAAGGAGGCCGTAAACCTCAATCGTATGACGGCGGCTATGCAACAAAAAATGTATTAGCTTCTTACTTACATTTGAACTTTGCTGGCTCTGATGAAGGGGCACAACATTTTGTTGATACATGTGCTGCTTATAAAGCCCAAAAGTAA
- the cobI gene encoding precorrin-2 C(20)-methyltransferase, whose translation MKGKLYGIGVGPGDSELMTVKAARIVGEADIIITPKTEKKDGSVALDIASPYIQEHTEIVPVVFPMVLDDSTQEEGWQEAKRVILSYLDEGKSVVFLTLGDPMFYSTYMYVYRLIENTGHEIETIPGVTAFCAIGSHLGYPIVEKEEVLAIVPATAPKEKIDAVLAVADDAVIMKVYKNFDEVQETLIKHNMADDAVMISRVGLPDEQVFVGLDNMPKDTKLNYLSTILAKRKDR comes from the coding sequence ATGAAAGGTAAATTATATGGTATTGGCGTAGGCCCTGGCGATTCTGAATTAATGACTGTGAAAGCTGCTCGCATCGTAGGAGAAGCAGATATTATTATCACACCTAAAACAGAAAAGAAAGATGGTTCCGTAGCCCTTGATATCGCATCCCCATATATCCAAGAACATACAGAAATCGTTCCTGTAGTATTCCCAATGGTGTTGGATGATTCTACGCAAGAGGAAGGCTGGCAAGAGGCTAAACGCGTTATCTTGTCTTATTTGGATGAAGGTAAAAGTGTTGTATTCTTAACATTAGGTGATCCTATGTTCTACAGCACATATATGTATGTATACCGTTTGATTGAAAACACAGGGCATGAAATTGAAACAATTCCTGGCGTTACTGCATTCTGTGCTATCGGATCTCACCTTGGCTATCCAATCGTAGAGAAGGAAGAGGTATTGGCCATCGTTCCAGCTACAGCGCCTAAAGAAAAAATCGATGCTGTATTGGCTGTTGCAGATGATGCAGTTATTATGAAGGTATATAAAAACTTTGATGAAGTACAAGAAACCTTGATTAAACATAATATGGCAGATGATGCGGTTATGATTAGCCGTGTAGGTTTGCCTGATGAGCAAGTATTCGTAGGTTTAGATAATATGCCAAAAGATACTAAACTCAACTACTTATCTACAATTCTTGCAAAACGCAAGGATCGTTAA
- a CDS encoding sirohydrochlorin cobaltochelatase yields the protein MKQAILVVAFGSTVDSAREHNIDSVVEHIRKSYPDYTVELAFSSRIIVKRLRERGIEIPTEQGALEKLIQEGYTHVYVQPLHFTGGEEFDKLKNNILAHEGEGQLEVLRVGRPLVYYMGQEEHPDDYQILIDRFIKSLNISKDDGLLLVGHGGLGSGNSSYGNLQFKLIRNGLTNVRIAVLENAPYVSDVAMPWEWLDGKRPKTIYVHPLLLVLGDHAQNDLFGDEEDSIVNELAEAGYEVKPIHSALGEYEAIHDIFRQHVQDCIDDLYGKRSPHRPAIPNIK from the coding sequence ATGAAACAAGCTATCTTAGTTGTTGCCTTTGGGTCCACTGTGGACAGTGCTCGTGAACATAATATTGATTCTGTAGTAGAACATATTCGTAAATCGTATCCGGATTATACTGTAGAATTAGCTTTTTCGTCTCGTATCATCGTTAAGCGCTTACGTGAGCGTGGTATTGAGATTCCTACTGAACAAGGGGCGTTAGAAAAACTGATTCAAGAAGGTTATACACATGTATATGTGCAGCCACTTCATTTCACCGGTGGTGAAGAGTTCGATAAATTAAAAAATAATATCCTTGCTCATGAAGGTGAAGGACAACTCGAAGTGTTGCGTGTAGGTAGACCTCTCGTATACTACATGGGACAAGAAGAGCATCCAGATGATTACCAAATTTTGATTGACCGTTTCATTAAATCTCTTAATATTTCCAAAGATGATGGTTTGTTATTGGTTGGTCATGGAGGTCTTGGTTCTGGCAATTCTTCATATGGTAATTTACAGTTTAAGCTAATCCGTAATGGACTTACGAATGTGCGTATTGCTGTACTTGAAAACGCACCATATGTGTCAGATGTAGCAATGCCTTGGGAATGGCTTGATGGTAAACGCCCGAAAACAATTTATGTACATCCTTTATTATTGGTACTCGGGGATCATGCACAAAATGATTTATTTGGTGACGAAGAGGATAGCATAGTGAATGAACTCGCTGAAGCAGGATATGAGGTTAAACCAATTCATAGTGCTCTAGGTGAATATGAAGCGATTCATGATATTTTCCGTCAACATGTGCAAGATTGTATCGACGATTTGTATGGCAAACGTAGCCCACATCGTCCTGCAATACCAAATATTAAATAG
- a CDS encoding sirohydrochlorin cobaltochelatase translates to MKGIIIASFGSIYQDAVEKSIGSIEKKVRSMYSDMEVRRVFLSDALVEKWNEKYEDKISSFTEAMQDFARMGIDEVYIQPITLVADQCYQQMRKQALKFLHSNEYGFSQVNIGKPLLTSLGVKNYADDYEATLESIVRHVNTKALNKSVVLMANGQNQLEFSTLQLKAMYGAAPNVVVFTTNGFPTFKQALTFLDRMGHKDLLVVPLALIGSTHLMDYLGGERSDSIYALLAEEGYNVDIWNEGLGENPHVQDLFLKHLGQAIRMSDRKRPMPRESVKPVMTNSRLEAQGLIS, encoded by the coding sequence ATGAAAGGCATAATTATTGCATCCTTTGGATCAATTTACCAAGATGCTGTGGAGAAATCCATTGGCAGTATAGAGAAAAAAGTACGTTCCATGTATAGTGATATGGAGGTACGCCGCGTATTCTTATCTGATGCATTAGTAGAGAAGTGGAATGAGAAATACGAAGATAAGATTTCTTCTTTCACAGAGGCTATGCAAGATTTCGCTCGTATGGGTATCGATGAGGTGTACATTCAACCTATTACCTTGGTGGCAGATCAGTGCTACCAACAAATGCGCAAACAAGCATTAAAATTTTTACATAGCAATGAATATGGTTTTAGTCAGGTTAATATTGGTAAACCATTGCTTACCTCTTTAGGTGTAAAAAATTATGCCGATGATTATGAAGCAACATTAGAAAGCATAGTTCGTCACGTTAATACAAAAGCACTTAATAAATCTGTTGTGCTCATGGCGAATGGTCAAAATCAATTAGAGTTCAGTACATTGCAATTAAAAGCGATGTATGGAGCAGCGCCAAACGTAGTAGTATTTACTACAAATGGTTTCCCTACATTCAAACAAGCTCTTACTTTCTTGGATCGTATGGGGCATAAAGATTTATTAGTTGTACCATTGGCTCTCATAGGTTCAACACATTTAATGGATTACCTTGGCGGTGAACGCTCCGATTCCATTTATGCTTTACTCGCTGAGGAAGGCTACAATGTTGACATCTGGAATGAAGGGCTTGGGGAAAACCCACATGTACAAGATTTATTCTTGAAACATTTAGGTCAAGCTATCCGCATGTCTGATCGGAAGCGGCCCATGCCTAGAGAATCTGTAAAACCTGTCATGACAAATTCTCGCTTGGAAGCGCAAGGTTTGATTTCTTGA
- a CDS encoding DUF805 domain-containing protein, which translates to MALGFYVNPRLYSVFFYGIDMITNILFLVVLGYRCQDYGIHRYIGILCVVIISSIITLYCGGDFFVSPSNYILAVSDTTISLNKPFFFIVMNRMIFLLLLIPGSQKNSYGDRPASGFWDGSYLVMDPLNIKIIKIKIRKLWNNLIGKKDCDDTLRHGNAIKEQKFEFMEVLQKILIKDIFNFEGRSSRDELMIFTMLFSVLSMLLSYINIFDILNSYVVNIFIIDVLVAIIILVPYISLLVRRLHDSGNSGLWLFFIVVPIVNIYVLYMLFFKPTYNDDTIKC; encoded by the coding sequence ATGGCTTTAGGTTTTTATGTTAACCCTAGATTATATAGCGTCTTTTTTTATGGAATTGATATGATAACTAATATATTGTTTTTAGTCGTATTGGGATATCGATGTCAAGATTATGGGATTCATAGATATATAGGTATTCTATGTGTTGTTATAATTAGTTCCATTATTACGTTATATTGTGGTGGTGATTTTTTTGTAAGCCCTAGTAATTATATTTTAGCGGTATCAGATACAACTATTTCTCTTAATAAACCCTTTTTTTTCATAGTAATGAATAGAATGATTTTTTTATTACTTTTAATTCCTGGAAGTCAAAAGAATTCGTATGGTGATAGACCTGCATCTGGATTTTGGGATGGCTCTTATTTAGTAATGGATCCTTTAAATATTAAAATTATAAAGATTAAGATTAGAAAATTATGGAATAATTTAATTGGTAAAAAGGACTGTGATGATACATTAAGGCATGGTAATGCTATAAAAGAGCAAAAGTTTGAGTTTATGGAAGTTCTCCAAAAAATTCTCATTAAAGATATTTTTAATTTTGAGGGCCGATCTTCTAGAGATGAACTGATGATATTTACTATGCTATTTTCTGTGCTATCAATGTTATTAAGTTATATAAATATATTTGATATATTGAATAGTTATGTTGTTAATATTTTTATAATTGACGTCTTAGTCGCTATTATTATATTAGTACCTTATATAAGTTTACTTGTTCGTCGTCTTCATGATAGTGGAAATAGTGGTCTTTGGCTTTTCTTTATAGTAGTTCCTATTGTAAACATATATGTTTTATATATGCTATTTTTTAAGCCAACCTATAATGATGATACAATCAAATGCTGA
- a CDS encoding sirohydrochlorin cobaltochelatase — protein sequence MKKQLALASAILGLAVSFGAPVVSNAAYQLNPEVKDPTPALKEASAIGVRTHNTEALQNLPNKDAMVVMSFGTTYKDTRAKTIDATVDAIKAAHPNTKVITAFTSHIIRDRIQQKEGITYPTPEEALAELKKDGYTRVALASLDVIPGMEYNYDAAVYNLYKDNFKKMTLGTSLMYWMGQENQTDQVIETLKAVQSQFPKLGKEDGLLIMAHGTPDPSNAYYSVIQDRIHTLGMKNVFVYTVEGTPNLEQVIPQLKLHGIKHVTLMPFMMVAGDHANNDMAGNEPDSHKSILEKEGFKVDTYLHGLGENPNIRNLFVERANESWDALQK from the coding sequence ATGAAAAAACAATTAGCTTTAGCATCCGCTATTCTAGGTCTTGCAGTATCCTTTGGTGCACCTGTTGTATCTAATGCTGCATACCAATTAAATCCTGAAGTAAAAGACCCTACTCCAGCATTAAAAGAAGCTTCTGCAATCGGTGTTCGTACACACAATACTGAAGCTTTACAAAACTTGCCAAACAAAGATGCTATGGTTGTTATGAGCTTTGGTACAACTTATAAAGATACTCGTGCGAAAACAATCGATGCAACTGTAGATGCTATTAAAGCAGCTCATCCAAACACAAAAGTAATTACAGCTTTCACAAGCCATATTATTCGTGATCGTATCCAACAAAAAGAAGGTATTACATACCCAACTCCTGAAGAAGCATTGGCTGAACTAAAAAAAGACGGTTACACTCGCGTTGCATTAGCATCCCTTGATGTAATTCCTGGTATGGAATACAACTACGATGCAGCAGTATATAATTTGTACAAAGATAATTTCAAAAAAATGACACTTGGTACATCTCTTATGTACTGGATGGGTCAAGAAAACCAAACTGACCAAGTTATTGAAACATTAAAAGCTGTTCAATCTCAATTCCCTAAATTAGGCAAAGAAGACGGTCTTCTTATCATGGCTCATGGTACTCCAGATCCTTCCAATGCTTACTATTCTGTAATTCAAGACCGCATCCATACTCTTGGTATGAAAAATGTATTCGTCTACACAGTAGAAGGTACTCCAAATCTTGAACAAGTTATCCCTCAATTAAAATTACATGGTATTAAGCACGTTACATTGATGCCATTCATGATGGTTGCAGGCGACCATGCAAACAATGACATGGCTGGTAATGAACCAGATTCCCATAAATCCATCCTTGAAAAAGAAGGCTTCAAAGTAGATACTTACCTTCATGGCTTAGGTGAAAATCCTAACATCCGTAACTTATTCGTTGAACGTGCTAACGAATCTTGGGACGCATTACAAAAATAA